One Paucidesulfovibrio longus DSM 6739 genomic window carries:
- the moaC gene encoding cyclic pyranopterin monophosphate synthase MoaC has protein sequence MSEKKGAAGEQLSHVDESGNLRMVDVSGKDETDRRALARTEVLLAPATMDLLVRQALPKGDVLAVAKVAGILAAKRTHELIPLCHPLMLSYVDVSFEIDQEGCRVVIFAEAHTSGRTGLEMEALMAAQVAALTIYDMCKAVQKNIVIADCRLLRKSGGKSGLYEAPELKG, from the coding sequence ATGAGCGAGAAGAAAGGCGCGGCCGGGGAACAGCTCAGCCACGTGGACGAGAGCGGCAATTTGCGGATGGTGGACGTGAGCGGCAAGGACGAGACGGACCGCCGGGCCCTGGCCCGGACCGAGGTGCTTCTGGCGCCGGCGACCATGGACCTGCTCGTGCGGCAGGCCCTGCCCAAGGGCGACGTGCTCGCCGTGGCCAAGGTGGCGGGAATCCTCGCAGCCAAGCGCACGCATGAGCTGATCCCGCTCTGCCATCCGCTGATGCTCAGCTACGTGGATGTGAGCTTTGAGATCGACCAGGAGGGCTGCCGCGTGGTCATCTTCGCCGAGGCCCACACTTCGGGGCGCACCGGACTGGAAATGGAGGCGCTCATGGCGGCCCAGGTCGCGGCGCTGACCATTTACGACATGTGCAAGGCCGTGCAGAAGAATATCGTCATCGCGGACTGCCGTTTGCTGCGCAAGAGCGGCGGCAAGAGCGGCCTCTACGAGGCTCCGGAGTTGAAAGGCTAA
- the wtpA gene encoding tungstate ABC transporter substrate-binding protein WtpA: MRNGLSVCLMVLICCLAAPPQALAELKGDVVIFHAGSLTVPLAEMEKRFEALHPGVDIKREAGGSTKMARMISEVGKPADIMASADYKVIDNNLVPDFADINIRFATNQLVLCYTDQSRFAGEINADNWYEILQRDGVVWGHSDPNLDPCGYRSVMVLQLAEKFYKQPGLFDKLIAARKPEWVRPKSVELVSMLKTGNMDYAWEYLSVAVQHGLKYLTLDPHINLGDYRYDDFYAQAAVEVSGKEPGSMITKKGQSVTYGVTLLRDAPNREAAVAFLRFLLDPEQGLKILNDMGQPPFVPARVPDKAMLEKVPAELLPLVEAGE; encoded by the coding sequence ATGCGTAATGGACTTTCCGTTTGCCTGATGGTGTTGATCTGCTGCCTCGCGGCCCCGCCGCAGGCCCTCGCCGAGCTGAAGGGCGACGTCGTCATCTTTCATGCAGGCTCGCTGACGGTGCCTCTGGCCGAGATGGAGAAGCGCTTCGAGGCGCTGCACCCCGGCGTGGACATCAAACGCGAGGCCGGGGGCAGCACCAAGATGGCCCGGATGATCTCGGAGGTGGGCAAGCCCGCGGACATCATGGCCTCCGCCGACTACAAGGTCATCGACAACAATCTCGTGCCCGACTTCGCGGACATCAACATCCGCTTCGCCACCAACCAGCTCGTGCTCTGCTATACCGACCAGAGCCGTTTCGCCGGGGAGATCAACGCGGACAACTGGTATGAGATCCTGCAACGCGACGGAGTCGTCTGGGGCCATTCCGACCCGAATCTGGACCCCTGCGGCTACCGCAGCGTCATGGTCCTCCAGCTCGCCGAGAAATTCTACAAGCAGCCCGGCCTGTTCGACAAGCTCATCGCCGCGCGCAAGCCGGAATGGGTCCGGCCGAAGTCCGTGGAGCTGGTCTCCATGCTCAAGACCGGGAACATGGACTACGCCTGGGAATACCTTTCCGTGGCCGTGCAGCACGGGCTCAAGTATCTGACCCTGGACCCGCACATCAACCTGGGCGACTACCGCTATGACGATTTCTACGCCCAGGCCGCAGTGGAGGTTTCAGGGAAGGAGCCGGGCAGCATGATCACCAAGAAGGGCCAGTCCGTGACCTACGGCGTCACCCTGCTGCGCGACGCGCCCAACCGCGAGGCCGCCGTGGCCTTCCTGCGGTTCCTGCTCGACCCGGAACAGGGCCTCAAGATTCTCAACGACATGGGCCAGCCGCCTTTCGTGCCCGCGCGCGTGCCGGACAAGGCCATGCTGGAAAAGGTGCCGGCGGAGCTTCTCCCGCTGGTGGAAGCTGGCGAGTAG
- a CDS encoding ABC transporter permease: MSKATGAVFGPSRSASARRGVDPFFWLSVAAGAMIMAYILLPLGQMLFAPTLESMVQAASDADVRNAVGLSLAAAGIAALISLIFGTPLAYLLARREFPGRKIVESLIDLPIMIPHPVVGIAILGLTGRNHWLGRTMQELGIRIMGTVTGIVVVLVFVGLPFYVNAAKAGFQAVPVRLEKAARTLGCSSGLAFLRVTLPLAWRSIVTGVIMCMARAISEFGAVIIVAYHPMVAPVMIYERFTAYGLKYSQPVAVWLICVSLALFLLLRLVSRGEEGALDRT, from the coding sequence ATGAGCAAGGCAACCGGGGCGGTCTTCGGGCCGTCCCGTTCCGCATCCGCCCGGCGCGGCGTCGATCCCTTCTTCTGGCTCAGCGTGGCTGCCGGGGCCATGATCATGGCCTACATCCTTCTTCCGCTGGGGCAGATGCTCTTCGCCCCGACGCTGGAGAGCATGGTCCAGGCCGCTTCCGACGCGGACGTGCGCAACGCCGTCGGCCTGAGTCTGGCCGCTGCGGGCATCGCCGCGCTGATCTCCCTGATTTTCGGAACCCCGCTTGCCTACCTCCTGGCGCGGCGGGAGTTTCCCGGCAGGAAGATCGTCGAAAGCCTCATCGACCTGCCGATCATGATTCCCCATCCCGTGGTGGGCATCGCCATCCTGGGCCTGACCGGGCGCAACCACTGGCTCGGACGGACCATGCAGGAACTGGGCATTCGGATCATGGGCACGGTCACGGGCATCGTCGTGGTCCTGGTCTTCGTGGGGCTGCCGTTCTACGTGAACGCGGCCAAGGCAGGCTTCCAGGCCGTGCCCGTTCGGCTGGAAAAGGCGGCGCGCACCCTGGGCTGCTCGAGCGGTCTGGCCTTCCTGCGGGTGACGCTTCCCCTGGCCTGGCGCAGCATCGTCACGGGCGTGATCATGTGCATGGCCCGCGCCATCAGCGAATTCGGCGCGGTGATCATCGTGGCCTACCATCCCATGGTCGCCCCCGTGATGATCTACGAGCGCTTCACGGCCTACGGGCTGAAGTATTCCCAGCCCGTGGCGGTCTGGCTGATCTGCGTCTCCCTGGCGTTGTTTCTCCTGCTGCGGCTGGTTTCCCGGGGTGAGGAGGGAGCCCTTGATCGTACTTGA
- a CDS encoding ABC transporter ATP-binding protein, with translation MIVLENLDVELPGFALRGVSLSVAEREFFALLGPTGAGKSVLLETVAGLLPVRRGRVRLDGRDITRLPPERRGLGMVYQDNALFPHLSVRRNIAFGLRHHRGARPERVGELAELLGIAHLLPRSLHGLSGGERQRVALARALAVEPRVLLLDEPLSALDPNSRHGVKRMLKDLHRETGITFMMVTHDFDEALFLADRAAVIRGGRVVQQGAVQDIFHRPADAGVAEFVGMRNVLAARMEGRRACVGRLKLDLPAEAEPGSSRVAFRPEDAVLGGEELAGRYANCFPVTISSLVPEGFQVSLEVRAGDLELSCCVTRRRCLELEFRPGSRAWLALPEAALHVF, from the coding sequence TTGATCGTACTTGAAAACCTCGACGTGGAACTGCCCGGATTCGCGCTGCGCGGCGTGAGCCTGAGCGTTGCGGAGCGGGAGTTTTTCGCCCTGCTCGGGCCTACGGGCGCGGGCAAGTCCGTGCTGCTGGAAACCGTGGCCGGGCTGCTGCCCGTGCGCCGGGGCCGCGTCCGGCTCGACGGCCGGGACATCACCCGGCTGCCGCCGGAGCGCCGGGGGCTCGGCATGGTCTACCAGGACAATGCCCTCTTTCCGCATCTGAGCGTGCGCCGGAACATCGCCTTCGGTCTGCGCCATCATCGCGGCGCAAGGCCAGAACGGGTAGGGGAGCTGGCCGAGCTGCTCGGCATAGCGCACCTGCTGCCGCGCAGCCTGCACGGCCTATCCGGAGGAGAGCGCCAGCGCGTGGCCCTTGCGCGGGCTCTGGCCGTGGAGCCGCGCGTGCTCTTGCTGGACGAGCCGCTTTCGGCCCTGGATCCCAATTCGCGGCACGGAGTCAAGCGGATGCTCAAGGATCTGCACCGGGAAACCGGCATCACCTTCATGATGGTCACGCACGATTTCGACGAGGCGCTCTTCCTCGCCGACCGGGCCGCCGTGATTCGCGGCGGGCGCGTCGTGCAGCAGGGCGCGGTGCAGGACATCTTCCACCGCCCTGCGGATGCGGGCGTGGCCGAGTTCGTGGGCATGCGCAACGTGCTGGCGGCCCGCATGGAAGGGCGGCGCGCCTGTGTGGGGAGGCTGAAGCTGGATTTGCCCGCCGAGGCGGAGCCGGGTTCCAGCCGAGTGGCGTTTCGCCCGGAGGACGCGGTTCTCGGCGGCGAAGAGCTGGCCGGGCGCTATGCGAACTGCTTTCCCGTGACGATCTCTTCGCTCGTGCCCGAAGGATTTCAGGTTTCCCTGGAGGTGCGCGCCGGAGATTTGGAATTGTCCTGCTGCGTGACCAGGCGGCGCTGCCTGGAATTGGAATTCCGCCCCGGTTCGAGAGCCTGGCTTGCGCTGCCCGAAGCCGCGCTGCACGTCTTCTAG
- a CDS encoding HesA/MoeB/ThiF family protein, which translates to MLSRRIADLAQDAASPSGGRLRLLRFADAQRLARAQGVDLLEVEQTALEAGIVPEHYSRGMDAITAAEQLALLRSDAALVGLGGLGGHVLESLARAGVGRIRAADGDVFEPSNLNRQLLATTATVGRGKADAARERCKLVNPAVRFATTSDFLDGFGMSEMVRGADLALDALGDLHSRRSLARACRDEGVPLVAGALAGWSGYVALVRPGGAHPVEFMGGDDSAEKKLGCPAPTVALIASLMAAEAVNLLLNRPTLDGRMIVVDLKAMSFETVTL; encoded by the coding sequence ATGCTCTCGCGGCGCATCGCGGACCTCGCTCAGGATGCCGCCTCCCCGTCCGGAGGGCGCCTGCGCCTGCTGCGCTTCGCGGACGCGCAGCGCCTGGCCCGCGCGCAGGGCGTGGACCTGCTCGAAGTGGAACAGACAGCCCTTGAGGCGGGAATCGTCCCGGAGCATTATTCGCGCGGCATGGACGCAATCACGGCTGCGGAGCAGCTCGCGCTGCTGCGATCGGACGCGGCGCTTGTCGGGCTGGGCGGCCTGGGCGGCCATGTGCTGGAATCCCTGGCCCGCGCCGGGGTGGGGCGAATCCGCGCGGCGGACGGCGACGTGTTCGAGCCGTCCAACCTCAACCGCCAGCTTCTGGCCACCACGGCCACCGTGGGACGCGGCAAGGCCGACGCCGCCCGCGAACGCTGCAAGCTCGTCAATCCCGCCGTGCGCTTCGCCACCACTTCGGACTTCCTCGACGGCTTCGGCATGAGCGAGATGGTCCGAGGCGCGGACCTCGCCCTGGACGCGCTGGGCGACCTGCACTCCCGGCGCAGCCTGGCCCGGGCCTGCCGCGACGAGGGAGTGCCGCTGGTGGCGGGAGCCCTGGCGGGCTGGAGCGGCTACGTCGCCCTGGTGCGGCCCGGCGGCGCGCATCCCGTGGAGTTCATGGGCGGCGACGATTCCGCTGAAAAGAAACTCGGCTGCCCGGCCCCCACCGTGGCGCTGATCGCCTCGCTCATGGCGGCCGAAGCCGTGAACCTGCTCCTGAACCGCCCCACTCTGGACGGCCGGATGATCGTGGTGGACCTGAAGGCCATGAGTTTCGAGACGGTGACCCTGTAG
- a CDS encoding MoaD/ThiS family protein produces MNIELKCFATLGVYLPENADAFPMPDGSTVADVMAALNMPAEEVRIIFVNGVKREPDSVLKNGDRVGLFPAVGGG; encoded by the coding sequence ATGAACATCGAACTGAAGTGTTTCGCCACCCTCGGCGTCTATCTTCCGGAGAACGCGGACGCCTTTCCCATGCCCGACGGCTCCACCGTGGCCGACGTGATGGCCGCGCTGAACATGCCCGCCGAAGAGGTCCGGATCATCTTCGTCAACGGGGTCAAGCGCGAGCCGGACAGCGTCCTGAAAAACGGCGACCGGGTCGGGCTGTTCCCGGCGGTGGGCGGCGGCTGA
- a CDS encoding aldehyde ferredoxin oxidoreductase family protein, whose translation MKILRINTRTKQYAFEEPGKYAGLGGRALTSRLVKGEVPAKCDALSAENKLVAAAGVLTGTAAANSGRVSVGAKSPLTGTIKESNSGGSFAQKLAKLGIIGLVLEEQSDSWINIHITKDGVQIEDAGSMVGLGTYAAMDEVRARYGEKACGMLIGPAGEKLRRAASIQFSDPEGRPARAAGRGGLGAVMGSKKVKAIVLDDKGCGMVKSADPEKFKAANKRWIEILKGHPVTSEGLPAFGTAILVNIINEAGALPTKNFSGGRFEFAADISGEAIAETIKKRGGKTKHGCHPGCVIQCSQEYVDAAGKYLTSGFEYETVWGFGANTLIKDIDIIATLDRTCDDMGLDTIDMGGALGVAMDGGAIAWGDGPACVEMLRKAATDDEIAATIADGTAAIGKKLGVKHIPVVKGQSLPAYDPRAVKGVGVTYATTPMGADHTAGYAVCQNILKVGGDVNPLDKMGQIEISKNLQVATAALDAAGLCIFVAFAVLDSPDGVSTIADMVSAHIGQPFTVDDVVKLGVSVLEDEIDFNNAAGFTKEDDQLPAFFSEEPLEPHGTLWDFTVEELQAAKVK comes from the coding sequence ATGAAAATCCTGCGCATCAACACCCGCACCAAGCAGTACGCCTTTGAAGAACCCGGAAAGTACGCCGGACTCGGCGGCCGCGCGCTGACTTCCCGACTGGTCAAGGGAGAAGTTCCGGCCAAATGCGACGCGCTTTCCGCAGAGAACAAGCTCGTTGCCGCCGCAGGCGTGCTCACCGGCACCGCCGCCGCCAACTCCGGCCGCGTTTCCGTGGGCGCGAAGTCCCCGCTGACCGGAACCATCAAGGAATCCAACTCCGGCGGCTCCTTCGCCCAGAAGCTGGCCAAGCTCGGCATCATCGGCCTGGTTCTCGAAGAGCAGAGCGATTCCTGGATCAACATCCACATCACCAAGGACGGCGTGCAGATCGAGGATGCCGGAAGCATGGTCGGCCTGGGCACCTACGCGGCCATGGACGAAGTCCGCGCCCGCTACGGCGAGAAAGCCTGCGGCATGCTCATCGGCCCCGCCGGGGAGAAGCTGCGCCGCGCCGCCTCCATCCAGTTCTCCGACCCCGAGGGCCGTCCGGCCCGCGCCGCCGGCCGCGGCGGTCTGGGCGCGGTCATGGGCTCCAAGAAGGTCAAGGCCATCGTCCTCGACGACAAGGGCTGCGGCATGGTCAAGTCCGCCGATCCCGAAAAGTTCAAGGCTGCCAACAAGCGCTGGATCGAGATCCTCAAGGGCCACCCCGTGACCTCCGAGGGCCTGCCCGCGTTCGGCACGGCCATTCTCGTGAACATCATCAACGAAGCGGGCGCGCTGCCCACCAAGAACTTCAGCGGAGGCCGCTTCGAATTCGCCGCGGACATCTCCGGCGAAGCCATTGCCGAGACCATCAAGAAGCGCGGCGGCAAGACCAAGCACGGCTGCCACCCCGGCTGCGTGATCCAGTGTTCCCAGGAATACGTGGACGCCGCGGGCAAATACCTGACCTCCGGCTTCGAGTATGAAACCGTCTGGGGCTTCGGCGCGAACACGCTCATCAAGGACATCGACATCATCGCCACCCTGGACCGCACCTGCGACGACATGGGCCTGGACACCATCGACATGGGCGGCGCCCTGGGCGTGGCCATGGACGGCGGAGCCATCGCCTGGGGCGACGGCCCGGCCTGCGTCGAGATGCTGCGCAAGGCCGCCACGGACGACGAGATCGCCGCGACCATCGCGGACGGCACCGCCGCCATCGGCAAAAAGCTCGGCGTGAAGCACATCCCCGTGGTCAAGGGCCAGTCCCTGCCCGCCTACGACCCGCGCGCTGTCAAGGGCGTGGGCGTGACCTACGCCACGACGCCCATGGGCGCGGACCACACCGCCGGGTACGCCGTTTGCCAGAACATCCTCAAGGTCGGCGGCGACGTGAACCCCCTGGACAAGATGGGCCAGATCGAGATCTCCAAGAACCTCCAGGTGGCCACCGCCGCCCTGGACGCCGCTGGTCTCTGCATCTTCGTGGCCTTCGCCGTGCTCGATTCCCCGGACGGCGTGTCCACCATCGCGGACATGGTTTCCGCCCACATCGGCCAGCCCTTCACCGTGGACGACGTGGTCAAGCTCGGCGTGAGCGTCCTTGAAGACGAGATCGACTTCAACAATGCCGCCGGATTCACCAAGGAAGACGACCAGCTGCCCGCCTTCTTCTCCGAGGAGCCCCTGGAGCCGCACGGCACCCTCTGGGACTTCACCGTGGAGGAACTCCAGGCCGCCAAGGTCAAGTAA
- a CDS encoding peroxiredoxin — protein METSLPLLGQPMPELKVTTTHGEMNLPGDMKGKWFVLFSHPADFTPVCTTEFVAFQKRFDEFEKLGAKLIGLSIDQVFSHIKWIEWIEEKLGVEIKFPVIADDRGEVAQKLGMIHPGKGSNTVRAVFIVDPQGLLRLMLYYPQEVGRNMDEILRALKALQTSDNNGVAIPAGWPNNELIGGKVIIPPAKDTTAAKTRLSEHEGYDWWFCYRDL, from the coding sequence ATGGAAACTTCGCTGCCGCTGCTTGGACAGCCCATGCCGGAACTCAAGGTCACCACCACGCATGGAGAAATGAACCTGCCCGGCGACATGAAAGGCAAATGGTTCGTTCTCTTCAGCCACCCGGCGGACTTCACCCCTGTCTGCACCACGGAATTCGTGGCCTTCCAGAAACGATTCGACGAGTTCGAAAAACTCGGCGCCAAGCTCATCGGCCTGTCCATCGACCAGGTCTTTTCGCACATCAAATGGATTGAATGGATCGAGGAAAAGCTGGGCGTGGAGATCAAATTCCCGGTCATCGCGGACGACCGCGGCGAAGTCGCCCAGAAGCTGGGCATGATCCATCCCGGCAAGGGCAGCAACACGGTCCGCGCCGTGTTCATCGTCGATCCCCAGGGCCTTCTGCGGCTGATGCTCTACTATCCCCAGGAAGTCGGACGCAACATGGATGAAATCCTGCGCGCGCTCAAGGCGCTCCAGACCTCGGACAACAACGGGGTCGCCATTCCCGCGGGCTGGCCCAACAACGAACTCATCGGCGGCAAGGTCATCATTCCGCCCGCCAAGGACACCACGGCAGCCAAAACGCGCCTCAGCGAACACGAAGGCTACGATTGGTGGTTCTGCTACCGGGACCTCTAG
- a CDS encoding EAL and HDOD domain-containing protein — translation MKKAKIATGYEDIFVARQPIFSRKRSIVGYELLFRNSGTAGRASFPDEDVASSKVLVDGMVLASANLPDDKRFFINFTRNMLLNDTALTLPPKRCVVEILEHVRPDEDVLEACKRLRKLGYTLALDDYAGNPERDAFLGIADIVKVDVRQLDREMWGQVLDRLKDFGSKVVAEKVEAWSEFEQLMSLGYDYFQGFFFSRPEMLPGRRLSSGMLAKVRLLKVLGDPNARPQEIPDVIASDPGLTLRLLKFINSAAFGFRSQITSIQHAVTLLGVQPLRRWAMIVVISDMDDSFKGEELTYISLQRARFLECLAEAAPAPPLTPGGLFLLGLLSRVDAMLGLPMQEVLGDLVLEDELTQALKGLDCPAKHWLGMIEALERGDWRSASASVAGWGLSGSQAARCHLASSSWASEKIWALRHH, via the coding sequence TTGAAGAAGGCAAAGATCGCGACCGGTTATGAAGACATCTTCGTGGCCAGGCAGCCGATATTCTCGCGCAAGCGCAGTATCGTCGGCTACGAGCTGCTTTTCCGAAACAGCGGGACAGCGGGCAGGGCGTCCTTTCCCGACGAGGACGTGGCCTCATCCAAGGTCTTGGTGGACGGCATGGTGCTTGCCTCTGCCAATCTGCCGGACGACAAGCGGTTTTTCATTAATTTCACGAGGAACATGCTTCTCAACGATACCGCTCTGACCTTGCCGCCCAAGCGCTGCGTCGTCGAGATTCTGGAACACGTCCGGCCCGACGAGGACGTTCTGGAAGCCTGCAAGCGTCTGCGCAAGCTCGGCTACACGCTGGCCCTGGACGATTACGCGGGCAATCCCGAAAGGGACGCCTTTCTCGGCATCGCGGACATCGTCAAGGTGGATGTGCGCCAGCTCGACAGGGAGATGTGGGGACAGGTGCTCGACAGGCTCAAGGACTTCGGCTCCAAGGTGGTGGCCGAGAAGGTCGAGGCCTGGAGCGAGTTCGAGCAGTTGATGTCGCTGGGGTATGATTATTTCCAGGGGTTTTTTTTCAGCAGGCCGGAGATGCTGCCGGGCCGAAGGCTCTCTTCCGGCATGCTGGCCAAGGTGCGGCTGCTCAAGGTGCTCGGCGACCCCAACGCCAGGCCGCAGGAGATTCCGGACGTGATTGCTTCGGATCCGGGGCTGACGCTGCGGCTGCTCAAGTTCATCAACTCGGCGGCGTTCGGCTTCCGGTCCCAGATCACCTCCATTCAGCACGCCGTGACGCTGTTGGGAGTCCAGCCTTTGCGCCGCTGGGCCATGATCGTGGTCATCTCGGACATGGACGACAGCTTCAAGGGCGAGGAACTGACCTACATCAGCCTGCAACGGGCACGCTTCCTGGAGTGCCTTGCCGAGGCCGCGCCGGCCCCCCCGCTGACTCCGGGCGGACTCTTCCTGCTCGGCCTGCTCTCCCGCGTGGACGCCATGCTCGGCCTGCCCATGCAGGAGGTCTTGGGCGATCTCGTGCTGGAGGACGAGCTGACCCAGGCGCTGAAGGGATTGGATTGCCCCGCAAAGCATTGGCTGGGCATGATCGAGGCCCTGGAACGCGGGGACTGGCGTTCCGCATCCGCCTCCGTGGCCGGTTGGGGACTGAGCGGCAGCCAGGCGGCCCGTTGCCATCTCGCGTCGTCCTCCTGGGCCAGCGAGAAGATCTGGGCCCTTCGTCACCATTAG
- a CDS encoding MTH1187 family thiamine-binding protein, with protein sequence MSVIANLAIFPLDKGVELSAHVGRVLRVIRACGLPHQLGPMGTCIEGEYDEVMAVVRDCFEELRRDCDRVYLTVSLDYRAGAGGRMQGKVRSVERFLESADAGRDNTTSKD encoded by the coding sequence ATGAGCGTCATCGCCAATCTCGCCATCTTTCCCCTGGACAAGGGAGTGGAGCTTTCCGCGCATGTGGGGCGGGTGCTTCGCGTCATCCGCGCCTGCGGACTTCCGCATCAGCTCGGCCCCATGGGCACCTGCATCGAAGGGGAGTACGACGAGGTCATGGCCGTTGTCCGCGACTGCTTCGAGGAGCTTCGCCGGGACTGCGACCGGGTCTACCTGACCGTGAGCCTGGATTACCGGGCCGGGGCCGGGGGGCGAATGCAGGGCAAGGTCCGTTCCGTGGAGCGGTTTTTGGAAAGCGCCGACGCCGGGCGCGATAATACTACAAGCAAGGATTGA
- the thiM gene encoding hydroxyethylthiazole kinase — protein sequence MPFFKTLMEGLERMRAARPLVLNVTNYVVANTNANALLALGASPAMTHHPADLEELTRFAGALVVNIGTPGREFLEGLFTAGEVARRSGIPAVLDPVAAGATSVRTEAAYRFLKECSPAVVRGNASEIMALAGAEATSKGADSTRGADEAVDGAQELARLFGCVVSVSGDTDYITDGQRTMAVHGGHAMMPLVTGLGCTASALTGAFLCVAEDALQGAAQAMAVMAAAGRMAADKAEGPGTLQLYFYDALYNLRLEDLRKLVQVEVV from the coding sequence ATGCCGTTTTTCAAAACGCTCATGGAAGGGCTGGAGCGGATGCGCGCCGCCCGCCCCCTGGTGCTCAACGTCACCAACTACGTCGTGGCCAACACCAACGCCAATGCGCTCCTGGCTCTCGGCGCTTCCCCGGCCATGACGCATCATCCCGCCGACCTGGAAGAGCTGACGCGCTTCGCCGGAGCCCTGGTGGTCAACATCGGCACGCCGGGCCGCGAGTTTCTGGAAGGCTTGTTCACGGCCGGGGAGGTGGCGCGCCGCTCCGGCATTCCGGCCGTGCTCGATCCCGTGGCTGCGGGCGCGACCTCGGTCCGCACCGAAGCCGCCTATCGCTTCCTGAAGGAATGCTCCCCCGCCGTCGTGCGCGGCAACGCGTCCGAGATCATGGCCCTGGCAGGTGCCGAGGCCACCTCCAAGGGAGCTGATTCCACCCGAGGCGCGGACGAGGCCGTGGACGGCGCGCAGGAGTTGGCCCGGCTGTTCGGCTGCGTGGTCAGCGTCAGCGGCGACACGGACTACATTACGGACGGCCAGCGCACCATGGCGGTGCATGGCGGGCATGCGATGATGCCGCTGGTCACGGGACTTGGCTGCACGGCCAGCGCCCTTACCGGCGCATTCCTTTGCGTGGCGGAAGATGCCTTGCAGGGCGCGGCCCAGGCCATGGCCGTGATGGCCGCCGCGGGCCGGATGGCTGCGGACAAGGCGGAAGGCCCCGGCACGCTGCAACTCTATTTTTATGATGCCTTGTACAACCTGCGCCTGGAGGATTTGCGGAAGCTGGTCCAGGTGGAGGTGGTCTGA
- the thiE gene encoding thiamine phosphate synthase, giving the protein MRRDYGVYLVTDQGLCLGRGLLEVVAEAVRGGASMVQLREKKCDTRDFVALARRLKALLGPLGVPLLINDRVDVALAAGADGVHVGQSDMHPADVRGLIGPEAIVGLSVECMEHVLQADALGVDYLGVGPVYATATKPDHSEPWGLEGLRRVRAASRLPMVAIGSVNAENAAQVMETGMDGLAVVSAICSAPSPEQAAGALRDIVNNALRAR; this is encoded by the coding sequence ATGCGTCGCGATTACGGCGTCTATCTGGTCACGGATCAGGGGCTTTGCCTCGGACGCGGCCTGCTGGAAGTGGTCGCGGAGGCTGTTCGGGGCGGCGCGAGCATGGTCCAGCTGCGCGAGAAGAAATGCGACACGCGCGATTTCGTGGCCCTGGCCCGGCGGCTGAAGGCCCTGCTCGGTCCTCTCGGCGTGCCGCTGTTGATCAACGACCGCGTGGACGTTGCCCTGGCTGCGGGAGCGGACGGAGTCCATGTGGGCCAGAGCGATATGCATCCCGCGGACGTGCGCGGCCTGATCGGCCCGGAGGCCATCGTGGGCCTTTCCGTGGAGTGCATGGAGCACGTGCTGCAAGCCGATGCCCTGGGAGTGGATTACCTGGGGGTCGGTCCCGTCTATGCGACGGCGACCAAGCCGGACCACAGCGAGCCGTGGGGGCTCGAGGGCCTTCGCAGGGTGCGTGCGGCCTCCCGCCTGCCCATGGTGGCCATCGGTTCCGTCAACGCCGAAAACGCCGCGCAGGTCATGGAAACGGGCATGGACGGGCTGGCCGTGGTATCGGCCATCTGTTCCGCCCCCTCGCCGGAGCAGGCCGCCGGAGCACTCCGCGATATCGTAAACAACGCCTTGCGAGCGCGTTGA
- a CDS encoding response regulator — translation MEEEFGVIIADGHPLLRAGVKSVLQNLEGFKVLGEASDWREAMTLMKEVKPDVVVLDLSLPQGGGVRSIREMQRAFPGVVSIVLSSHSNEEHVLASLDAGAKGYVLKEDPLLEVCKALQSACHGQTYLSANTAHELATGYLSARRAGKVPTVLEALTAREREVFHLVGGGKKNREVAEHLFISIKTVEKHRANIMRKLQLNSAHDLRLLWRKLGFGS, via the coding sequence ATGGAAGAGGAATTCGGAGTAATCATAGCTGACGGACATCCGCTGCTCCGAGCGGGCGTCAAGTCTGTTCTTCAAAATCTCGAGGGCTTCAAGGTGCTCGGAGAGGCTTCCGACTGGCGAGAGGCCATGACCCTGATGAAGGAGGTCAAGCCCGACGTGGTCGTGCTGGACCTTTCCCTTCCCCAGGGCGGCGGAGTGCGCAGTATTCGAGAGATGCAGCGCGCTTTCCCCGGAGTGGTGTCCATCGTGCTCAGTTCGCACAGCAACGAGGAGCATGTGCTCGCGTCGCTTGACGCGGGCGCCAAGGGATACGTGCTCAAGGAAGACCCGCTGCTGGAAGTCTGCAAGGCTTTGCAAAGCGCCTGTCACGGCCAAACCTATCTCAGCGCCAACACCGCGCACGAGCTTGCCACGGGCTATCTTTCCGCGCGCAGGGCGGGCAAGGTGCCCACGGTTCTGGAGGCGCTCACGGCCCGCGAACGCGAGGTCTTCCATCTCGTGGGCGGCGGAAAGAAGAACCGCGAAGTGGCCGAGCATCTCTTCATCAGCATCAAGACCGTGGAGAAGCACCGGGCCAACATCATGCGCAAGCTCCAGCTCAATTCCGCCCACGACCTTCGCCTTCTTTGGCGCAAGCTGGGCTTCGGTTCCTGA